A window of Candidatus Melainabacteria bacterium RIFOXYA2_FULL_32_9 genomic DNA:
CTCAGTCAGAACAGTTATATACAAAATTCCTTCTTCGTTTGCACGAGCAACAGCACAACTGGTTTTAGCCATTTGCATCAAACTGAGTGAACTTTCCTGCATTCTTGCACCACCTGATGAAGTCATAGCAATAATGGGAACTTTTCTCTCAATTCCTAATTCAATAAGGCGAGTAACTTTTTCACCAACAACACTACCCATACTACCGCCCATATATGCAAAATCCATTATAGCTACAGCAACTTCCCATCCATCAATGGAGCCTATTCCTGTAACAACAGCTTCATTCAAGCCTGTTTTTTCTTTAGCACCTTTTTGCCTTTCTTTATATGGCGCAGTATCAACAAAATCTAATGGATCAGAAGGAAACATACCGGAATTTATTTCCTGAAAAGACCCCTCATCCAGTAATTGTTCTATACGCTCATATGCCCCTATTCTAAAATGATAATCACATTTCGGACAAACGGCTAAATTCTTTTCCAGATCTTTTCTAGGAAAATTAGCATTACAATTAAAACATTTAACCCACAGCTTACATAAATCATCTCCAGAAATTTTTGATTCAATTAATGCCGTATTAAATTGCTTTTTTTTCCTGTTTGCAAACCAGTCTCTTAAACTCATATATTTTCCTCTTTAAAATATTTTAAAACTTATTTTATACCTTTATTAATAAATTTATTCTAAATCATTAGCTCTTAATTTATCAAATTCAAGCGCAGATTTTCCAGATCCTAGTAATAAGTCTATACCAAAAGTTGAACGACGTCTCACAAAATCATAACCCAGCCTAAACTTAACATCATCAGGACCTACTCTAGCATAAACAAGATTTTCTGTGGAAAGGCGACCTTCCCAGTTATCTTTAGTAAGGTTTAAGCTTCTAAGATGGCCCACATTTAAATATCTGTGCAGCTTAACATCGCCAGATACGAGCCAATTACTCTTGCCATGCATATATCTGTCGAACATAAGTGGTGATTCTCCATGAACACCTGCCTGAAAATATGTAGTTGATAATCTTACCGGACCAATTCTACTATCAAGCCTTGGGCCTGCTCTAACAATACCAACTGTTTCTCCTGTTCCATAAGCAGAAATCCCAAATTGAGATTGCAGCCTTAACTGTAATAAATCATCTTGCACCTGGAAAACTGGCTTATTATTAATGAGATTACCCTGAATTCTGAATCTGGCTGTACCAAAAGAATTTTTAGAATCCCAATAATCAAGGCCAGGATTATCATTATAATAATTCACACTCGCATAATCCTGAGCATAACCAGCACTAAGTCTAGAATAAAGATCGAAATTAAAAGCTGATGCAAGTTTTCTATCATCTACTAATTCTAGCAGGTATTTTGCTTTACTATAATTTAAATATCCATCATCCATATAAGAATTTGTGCCATAAAGCAATCTGGTATTTGGTGTTAATAAGCTTTGCTCCCCATTAAGAACAAATTTATTCATATTAGTTGTATAACCTAATTCTGTTTTATTTGTGTCGGATTTAAACCTGGCTATAGCACCTCCACCAATGCCATCACCAAATGACATTACCGGAGACATCTTTAAAGTTGCTCCATTTGGCATATAAAACACATGACTGGGTCCAAAATATGTTCCAAGCTCCGTTGTATGCCCTATTTCAGGAAGCATTGTTTCAATTCGTTCTATATCTTTATCAGTACTCAATGTCAATGATGGAATGCTTGCTATTTTAACTTTTCCTATCCATACAGTAGCATTTTTAAGTGTTATCACATTTAAATTCTGCTTACTATCAATTATTATTTCCTTGGATACAATTTTATAAGTTGGCTTACTATTAGGATCAATATCTGCATTCTGCATATCAGAACTGCTTGTATCACCAGGGAAATAACCACCTGAAGTTAATAATAGCCTAAGATCCTTGTTATCTACACTAACTTTACCTTTTAAAGCTTCTAAACTCTTAGGATAGACATTTGCTGTATTTGCCGTAATCTTTACTTGATTTATCGTGGTATATGGCTCACTAATTAAAGCTGATTCTTTGTCTAAATCAATTTTTGCGTACTCTCCGTGGATAACTTTACCATTTTTCGTTATCTTAACATCACCTTCAGCAGTTACTTGCTGTTGAATTTGATCAAAAATAATTTTTTTAGCTTCTAATTTTGAATTCTGTTCAGGTATTACAACTTCAGCAGAACCTGTAGCAACAAACTGGTTTTGCTCCTCAAAATATTCCAGCTTATCACTGTTTATATCAATCATAACTGCGCTTCCGCGCAATTGAGTTGTATAATTATTAGTTTTATCTTTTTCTTGATCTCCTTGATTAATAGTCGCAGGTGTGTTGATAAATACAGGATCAGCTGCAAATGCCGGCAAATTGGGACTTAAGACCATGAAGCATAATATAAAAACTATTATTTTTTTATTCAAATTTATTTTCACCAATCCCAACTATTAACCCTCATTATTTTTATCTTATTAAATAATGTTTAATATTAAATTACCAGCTGATATTAACTAAGATTAATCATTTTTTACTTTTCTACATTATTCTCACTTATATTTCGAAATTAAATTAAGGAATATAATTTAACGGATTAGTAGGCTTACCCTCAAGACGAACCTCAAAATGCAAGTGTGGCCCAGTACTATAGCCAGTAGAACCTTCATATCCTACCGTTTGACCTTGTTTTACTTCTTGTCCAACACTAACAGCAGTACTGGATAAATGAGCATATAATGTGGAAGTACTAGTTCCTTTATATTTTCCATGATTAACAATTACAACCTTACCATATCCGCCATACCAACCTGTAAACACTACTTCTCCTGTGTTTGAAGCACGAATAGGTGATCTGTTTTTGCCTGCAATATCCACTCCTGAATGAAAACTTCTGCTACCAAATATGGGGTGTCTTCTCCATCCAAAAGGTGAACTTATCATTCCTGATACTGGCCTCAAAAAGTCCGTGGTAGTACGAATAGAAGATCTTCTCGAACTCTTACCAATCATGCTGGCAATTGACTGAGATTGTCTTGCTAATTCTTTTTCAGCAGCTTCATATGTCGACCTATCCGTTCTTAGCTTACTAATCATATATTGGCTTACACTTATTGAACTTGTAATTTGGCTCTTTTTCTGATTCATTACGCCTATAGTACTTACGATACTGTTCTTTTGATACTCAATATCTTGTTTAGCGTTTACCAATCTTCTTGTTTTAAGTCTCAAATCCTGTAATAACTTTTTATCATGGTCAGCTAGTCTTTGTTGATAATAAACTCTATCTAAAAAGGTGTTTATATCATGAGCTGCAAATATAAGATGCAAGATACTGATCCTTTCACCCTTATAAATCTGCTTAATTCTCTCTCCAGCACGCCTGGCACTTATATTCTGCTCATAAGAAATATTACTCAACTGTGATTCTAAAACGGTAAGTTTACTTTTAGCTGTATGAAGCTTAACACTACAATATTCAATATCATTTTTTGTTGCCTCTAATTTTCTTTGACTTATATATAACTTGTTTATTTCGATTTTTTCTTTTCTCTTTAATTCATCTATTTTTTCTTTTGCAGCTTTTCTTTTAGCTTCAATTGAGCTTTTAACGCCATTCAATTTGACTTCATTATCTGACTTTCCATAAGACAAATCAGGCCATATGATTGAACTGGCAAAAAATAAACCAACTAAAAATACTGCTACAACACGCTTATATAAAAATCTAAAATGCATAAATTCCTCTCATCAGTAATAGATAGAATTTTCTTATTTAAAATAAGTAAGAACCAATCTATCAATAGAATATTGGCAATAGCATAGTACCCACTGTCCAAAAAATGAATGCTATTCCAATTATAATTATAATAATTTTACTATTCTTACGAAAAAATTCCATTTTCCCAACCTCTTTTCCTTATATAATATGAAATATTTTAACTTAAATTATAAATTAGGATTAAAATTAAAAAGTTTTCTCTAATAAACTATTTTCTATAAAATAATAGAAACTTCAATATTAAATTAAACTTGATAAATTATATCTTATCTCAAAAACTTTGTCTAAAAGCAGAAAACAGATTACATTTTCATTGAATTACTTATTTGCTAAAATAAATAAAAAGTAAAATAAATTATGGATTAAGGTATTTATATGTCACATCGAATCCTGATTATTGATGATGATCCAGAAATAATGGATTGGCTGTCCTTTGACCTAAAATTAAGTGGGTTTTCTACTGATAATGCAAATGATGGGTTAAGTGGACTACAGAAAGCTCAGCAAAATAATTATGATTTAATAATATTAGACGTTATGATGCCTAAAATGGATGGATTTGAGGTTTGTAAAAACTTAAGGACTTCCGCTAAAACAAAGGATATTCCTATAATTTTGTTAACTGCAAAAGGTACTATCGAGGATAAAGCAATAGGTTTCAGCTCAGGTGCTGATGATTATCTGGTTAAACCTTTTGATATTCAGGAACTTCTCCTGAGAATGAGAGCATTATTAAGAAGAATAAATACTCCTCAAGTACAAAATTCAGTTAAGGAAGTTCTGGAAGCCGGAGATATTAAATTATTTCCTGATTCTCTTGAGGCAGGAATAAAAGAAAGAATTATAAAACTTACTCCGACTGAATTTGAAATTTTGTATTGTTTAATGCAGCATATCAACCAAGCCGTAAGCCTAATCACTCTTCTAAAAGAAGTATGGGGATATGATGCTGAAGATGATGTTAGAATGGTCAGGGTACATATGGGAGGACTTAGACATAAAATTGAACCTGACATTAAATCTCCTAAATACATACAAACTGTTACAAATGTTGGTTACAAACTTGTTCCCTGGTTAGATAATTGAATATCAAAATAGTCTGAAATGCGAAAACTTAAAATATATGAACAATTATTAATGGTCTTTTTGGTTGCGGTACTTTTACCCTTATGTATCGCTGCACTTATTGTAATTAATGTAAACCAGCATGCCGTAAGAGAAGAAATAAGATATTCTGCAAACCTTACTGCTGACAGTGTTTATCACCGTTTACTAAGCAGTATAGAGGCGAGAAAGTTAGCTATTTCATATATTGCAGAAAGTTCAAATTATATAAAATCACCTAATCAAATCAACAGCTTATTAAAAAAAATATCCAGTTCTTCGACTGAAATTCCTAATTTTGATATAATTAATCAAAATAAAAACAATGATATATGCACTCCAATTCCTAATTTTACAAATTCAAATACAGATATAATCCCTTATCCAAAAAATAATGCCTTGATAGTATATGCTAAACTATCAAATGATAGATATTTAAGGGAATTTATTGATCTAGAAAAGCTTCAGAATGAGGTCTTCAAGTTTATAGTTAATGATAAAAGACAGGTATATATTATCGATTCAAATAAAAATATCGTTATGTCCTATAATCGTAATGATTCTACTTTTAAAAAAATCCTGTTAGATCTTCCTAATAAATATAAAATTGGCGAACCTATTATATTTGGAAAACATAAAAACCAGCCACATGTATTTTTAAAGCTACAAGATCCTAATTGGGCAATAGTAGTGTTCACCCCAAAGAACCTTACGAATTATGGAATCTCAAAAGCCAGATTTAAGATACTTCATGCTCTTATGATAGCAGCTCTTTCAATTATTATAATTGGTATTTGGTATTCACTTTCTTTAAATACAAGCATAAAGCAGCTTTTAAAAGCAATTTCTGCAATGGAGAAAGGGAATTACAGAAAGAGAGTCAGGCTTATAAAAGACTTTTTTGCACCATATGAATTTGTACTATTAATAAATGAATTTAATAGTATGGTACGAAAAGTCGATGAATCTTATCAAAAATTGCAGCAAGCCAATAAACAGCTTTCAAAGCTGGATGAAATGAAATCCAATCTTATTGATACAGTAAGTCATGAATTCAGAACACCGCTTACCTGCATTAAAGGGTATACTTCAAGATTGCTCAGAAGTGATATTCAGGTAGATGAAGATACAAAAATCAAGTCTCTTAAAGTAATAAAGCAGCAAACTGAAAGGTTAAGCAGGTTAGTTGAAGATCTCCTGGTTATACCTGATATTGAATCATCATTAATAAGGCTATTTCCAACTGAATTAAACTTAAGAGAAATATTTGAATCCTGTATTTTATCTATTCAACAAAAGCAGACAAGAATAATAAGTCTATCTATAGATGAAGATTCTACTGCATATGCTGATTCTGATAGAGTTGAACAGGTAATCATCAATTTGCTTGATAATGCTATAAAATATTCTCCTGAAAATTCTGAAATCAATATCAACGTTTATCAGGAAAATGATAAAGCAGTTATAAAAATTCAAAATGAATGTGAGCCAATTCCAGACATTATCTTAAATACACTATTCGATAAATTTACTAGAATTGATGATAATCTTACCAGGACTACACGAGGAACAGGATTGGGATTATTCATTGCAAAAGGTTTAATTGAAAATATGGGAGGTAAAATAGTCCTTTCTGCTAAAAACGGTTTTGAGGCATGCTTTACACTTCCCTTAGAAGCAAATTCAAATTTACCAGCTAATCCTGCATCTATAACAGAATAAGTAAAAACGGGCATTGAAAATAATTTAAGAAGAGCTAAAATTCTCTTATGAGTGAAGTATGTAATAAACACGATAAGTATATGCTTATATCTTTGGAAGAAGCAGCGAAATCCTCCAAAGATGTACCTGTTGGAGCGATAATTGTAAAAGATGATAAAATCATAGCAAGAGCCTGTAATCGCAAAGAATTAGAAAATGATGCAACTTCTCATGCCGAAATACTGGCAATTCAAGAAGCATCTAAAGCTACAGGTAATTGGAGACTTGATAATACCTCAATTTATATAACTCTAGAGCCCTGTCCAATGTGCGCAGCCGCAATATTATACAGCAGAATTCCAAATATTTATTTTGGGGCTTATGATCCTTTATATGGAGCTTTAGGCTCAGCTATGAATATGACAGAATTTATAAAGTTTAAACCTCAAATTATAGGTGGCATCCAGGAAGAAGAATGCCGAAGAGTCTTAAAAAATTTCTTTTCCAAACAACGAGGAAATCATGAATAATAACGAAAAAAAGAAATTTTTAGACAGTCTGGTTAAAAAATATGAAATTCCTGAATTCATAAATGATGATCCTATAAAATTTCCTCATATGTTCGATAATTTTCAGGATCAGGAAATCGCAGGGTTAATTTCATCAGCTTTAGCCTATGGAAAAAGGGATAAAATTCTTGAAAGTGTAGAAAAAATACTAAAAATTATGGATTTTGAACCCTATAATTTTGTAACAAACTTTGATTTTGACAAAGATAATAAGCTTTTTAACGGTTTTATTCACAGATATACTTCGGGAAGAGACATAGCTTTATTGATATCTGCATTAAATGGTGTTTTAAAAGAATATAGCAGAATAAAAAACAGCTTTTTAGCCGGTTTTTCTATAAGTGATAAAAATATAAAGCCTGCTTTAACTAGTTTTGTATGCACAATAAGAGGATATTTACCAACAGAAGAAGAGGCAAAAGGCTTTTATTTTCTTATTCCAAGCCCAGAAAAAGGCAGCGCCTGTAAACGCTTAAACATGTTCCTGAGATGGATGGTCAGACCGGGCCCTGTCGACTTAAATCTATGGCAAGAAATTCCAACAGATAGATTAATAATCCCTCTTGATGTACATGTTGCAAGATTATCAAGAAAATTAGACTTAACCAGCAGAAAAGTCGATGACTGGAAAACAGCAGAGGAAATAACCGAAAATCTAAAGGAATTCGATAAAAAAGATCCGGCTAAATACGATTTTGCTATATTTGG
This region includes:
- a CDS encoding acetyl-CoA carboxylase subunit beta yields the protein MSLRDWFANRKKKQFNTALIESKISGDDLCKLWVKCFNCNANFPRKDLEKNLAVCPKCDYHFRIGAYERIEQLLDEGSFQEINSGMFPSDPLDFVDTAPYKERQKGAKEKTGLNEAVVTGIGSIDGWEVAVAIMDFAYMGGSMGSVVGEKVTRLIELGIERKVPIIAMTSSGGARMQESSLSLMQMAKTSCAVARANEEGILYITVLTEPTFGGVTASFGTLGDIIIAEQGARIGFAGRRVIEQTIRQKLPADFQTAEYLLKYGQVDLVSHRKDLKDTLEKIIRVHTKNTSKMKQTKAKESVG
- a CDS encoding TIGR02757 family protein, with protein sequence MNNNEKKKFLDSLVKKYEIPEFINDDPIKFPHMFDNFQDQEIAGLISSALAYGKRDKILESVEKILKIMDFEPYNFVTNFDFDKDNKLFNGFIHRYTSGRDIALLISALNGVLKEYSRIKNSFLAGFSISDKNIKPALTSFVCTIRGYLPTEEEAKGFYFLIPSPEKGSACKRLNMFLRWMVRPGPVDLNLWQEIPTDRLIIPLDVHVARLSRKLDLTSRKVDDWKTAEEITENLKEFDKKDPAKYDFAIFGMGVSGESTKYLL